The following proteins are encoded in a genomic region of Myxococcota bacterium:
- a CDS encoding iron-sulfur cluster assembly accessory protein: MPVVSITPAAAAKAIALLAKSPSPGDALRVRVVDGGCSGMRYELVFDGAIGANDEQSEQHGLRVVVDRESAGHLEGTTVDFVDDLNESGFKIENPRAQTTCGCGESFNVA, encoded by the coding sequence GTGCCCGTCGTCTCGATCACGCCCGCCGCCGCGGCCAAGGCCATCGCCCTGCTCGCGAAGAGCCCGAGCCCGGGGGACGCCCTCCGCGTCCGCGTCGTCGACGGGGGGTGCAGCGGCATGCGCTACGAGCTCGTCTTCGACGGCGCGATCGGCGCGAACGACGAGCAGAGCGAGCAGCACGGCCTGCGCGTCGTGGTCGACCGCGAGAGCGCGGGCCACCTGGAGGGCACGACCGTCGACTTCGTCGACGACCTCAACGAGAGCGGCTTCAAGATCGAGAACCCGCGCGCGCAGACGACCTGCGGCTGCGGGGAGAGCTTCAACGTCGCCTAG